Sequence from the Scyliorhinus canicula chromosome 7, sScyCan1.1, whole genome shotgun sequence genome:
CCACAAATGACTACATTAGAGCGGAACAGAAGTaccaaaaaaaaataaatgtaaaatatgAGGTGACTATTTGACGAATTGCAGATCGAGATGAAATGGACCATTTCCTCTAGCAGTGCCTCAAGGTTCCCTCTTTGGGGGTTTACAGGAAATCATTCGTTGCTTTAAAAGTGcattaataaaaaataaaccgGTCACGTCTACCGCGAGGAAGCAAAAAAGTCCTAAATGCCCCTGAGGCCGGGGTAGGAAAGGGTTAGTTACCTGTCCGCTTCTGCTGCTTCTTCAACAACTTTCCTCCTGAAATGTTAAACCTCGGGATCCGAGGAGGGGGGAATGAGCCAGCCAGAGAGCACTTGGAGAAGTCAGGAATCTGGTTTCTATAATGTCAGGAGGCTACACCGCTCTGCAGCGGCAAGCCAGCTGCAATATTTAACAGACGCGCGAAGGAGCTGGGGGAATATGGGTTTTGTAATTAAACCTCGGTTAAGTTGGAATGGGAAgtgcatggctggggggggggggggagctcgcaTTCTGCGGCAGCAACTCCACCAGGAGACGCGGGGGCTACAATTGGTAATGTATTAGAGCAGAGCCAGGGTCTGAAAACACAATttggtgcaccccccccccccccctttcctccccatgaaaccaaaaaaaaaaatcaggtgttTTTAAGTTTCGAGAAAACCAAAAATGGTCTGTTTCTCAGTTTGAGAACACAGCTGAGAATCGATGCTGAGTGTTTCAGTGCCAAGTTTGTAAACTGCTACTGACACAATTGATAATATTATTGATTGCtctcctgggttgggggggggggggggtaagggtagGGATAGAGGGCTCTTCCTATTGGCTTCTGTTGGAGTTACGTGTCTGCTCAAGCCCCTCCCCCGGGTTATAAATGGACTTTGGAGGTTTTATCACAACAGGTTTGAATGACATGAGTCCAGGCTTGTTGTGTTATTGCAGCTGGGACGCCGCTTGAGTCCATTGCCAGCCTTCGCTGAGAGGGTGATTGAGaccctgtgggtgggtgggtgggggtgggagggagggaggggggtgggggtggtgggagccaGCCATGGCTTTTACCATGTTGCGACCTGTTGCTGCTCGGCACTTCTACCCGGACATCAGCCTCCACTCGGACGATGAGAACAAGAGCGAGAGCGAGGGTTCCGACCAGTCTTTCGACTGCTGCCACGGGGCTGGGAAGAGGAGGCGGGTGGGGTTCTCCAAGGGCACGATGGTGGTGAAGCACCGGCAAGCGGCCAACGCTAGGGAGAGGGACAGGACTCACAGCGTCaacaccgccttcagcgccctgCGGACACTCATCCCCACCGAGCCCCCCGATAGGAAACTCTCCAAGATCGAGACCCTCCGCCTGGCCTCCAGCTACATCTCGCACCTGGGCAACATCCTGCTGCTGGGAGAGGAGTGCCTGGACGGGCAGCCGTGCCTGGCCACCGTCTACAGCAGCCAGGATGAGTTTGAGGGCTCGCAGCCCAGATCCATCTGCACCTTCTGCCTCAGCAACCAGAGGAAAGGGGTAGGTAGCTTTTCGCTTGGGGCTCACTGAGTGGAGCCCAGGTCAGCAAAGCAGGTCATCTGAAAATGTTCAGAATGCACAGCGACCCTGGCCTGGAATGAACCGATtttacagagcaggaggaggcttggTGCCTGTGCTGACCTTTGTAAGAACTGTCCAATTAATCCCCACCGCTCTGCTCTGTAACCTTTTTATTTGTTGCCGCTTTTTCAAGTATTTGGTCTATTTCCTTTCGAAGGTTACTTTCAATCCaattccaccgccctttcagataACGAATTCCAGAACCATTCAACCAAAAGGAACATAATTTGGGCTCAATAACACATTGATGTCACTTTTAATAATCATGTTTGTAAATACATATATTTCTATATGAGCTCCGTCTCCTAACAACCTGAGGTCTaacctttcaaataatcacaaaaCAAGAGATCCGTGATTTGTTGAAAGGCTATGTCTCAGTTTATTAGGAGAGTTGATTTTGTGTGGAAATATTATACAAATAAAATATTTCCTGCTTTTTCCAAAGTATTTCAAATGTTCAGCCTATAATCAAAGATTCAGCAGGTTTTAAGGGTCAGAGCTAATTAAGGAGCAATAGTCTCATTACTCTGTATGGAggtccttaataataataataatcgttattgttacaagtaggcttccattaacactgcaatgaagttactgtgaaaaactcctagtcgccacatttcggcgcctgttcaggtacacagagggagaagtcagagtttccaaattacctagcagcacgtctttagggacttgtgcgaggaaactggagcacccggaggaaacccacgcagacacagggagaacgtgcagactccgcacagacagtgacccaagcgggaatcaaacctgtgaccctggcactgtgaagcaacagtgctacccactgtgcgaccatgctgcccattatagaagcatagaattactacaatgcaggaggccatttggcccatcaattctgcaccaaccatctgaaagagcactccacttcgGGCcaacccctgccttatccctgtagccCAACCTACCCtggatatctttggacactaaggagcaatttatcatggccaatccatgtaacgtGCACATATTTGgaatttgggaggaaaccggagcacccggaggaaacccatgcaaacacggggagaaagtacacagtcaccaaggctggaattgaactgggtccctggcactgtgaggcagcagaactaTATGCACATTGCCTTTAACATAGAAAAGTATCCTAATTGGCTTCACAAAGCTGTGAGAAAACGAAATGCCAAGTCAAACAAAAGATGAATTGGGGTGACCAAAGGTTTGGTCAGAAAGGTTTAACCGACCATAAAATCTGTTTGATCAGTTGCTGCATTTCCCAGTCCACCAATGCTGAATTTAAAAGTCCCATCCTTGTGTTCCACAAATGCCTTCCCCCTTGCCAACCTGATTTCTGCAACCTTCTCCAGGCGTACACCTTCCCAAGAactccaattctggcttcttggcCATTCCCAACTCTCTCTACCTCAGCATTAATGTAATGCCTTCAGCAGTCCAGGCCCCAACTCTGGAATTCACTCACTGAACAACTTTGCCTCTCGTCCTTGATGTCCTCCTTTAAGACCTTCCATGGACTACGCTTTTAGTCACCTATTCCTAATTCCAAATTTACCTTCTTTGCATCAGTATTATTTTTGTTTGATTATCACCTCCCGACGTTAAAGATACCATAGAAAGAAAAGAAGACTTGCACTTGTATAGTGCTTTTCACAACCCCACCAGATGCctgagtgctttacagccaattaagtgttTTCGAATCCTAGTCACTATtgttcctggggcagcacggtggcgcagtggttagcactgctgcctcgcgctgCTGAGGGCCGGTTTCGATCCCGACCGTGGGtcattgttcgtgtggagtttgcacattctcccatgtctgcgtgggcctgacccccacaacccaaagatgtgcaggatgggtggattggctatgctacattgtccctttattggaaaaaatatgaattggttctttaaatttatctttaaaaagTCACTATTGTTCCGCTCAATTGCTTCTtagtttgcctgtgtgtgtgagtgtggctcTGCTTGATCTGGTGTAatgtccctcaagctataagcccctggcaACAGACTagagacctgttccaggaataattaGCTACAGAAACAGATGAAAATCTGACCTGTGAACGGTTAGGGGGTGgaaaggtagagagagagagagagagagagtcactattgtgatgtaggaaacacagcagccaggctagttgtgcacagcaaactgaaatgtgataatgaccagataatttgtttgGATGATGTTGAGGGACAAATTATGGAACAGTTATGTcccgctcttcttcaaaatagtgccatgagatCTCTTACACCCAAGCAGGTAAATGGGGCCTTGATTCAATGCCTCATCCAAAAGATAGCactttcaacagtgcagcacccctccGTATAGTACTTGGAGTATCCGCTGAGAGTTTTGGGCTCAagccctgaagtgggacttgaacccagaacgttGTATCTCAAAGACGAGAGTACTACCAACGGAGCCATAACTGACATGTACGTTGTTGTTGAATCTGCTGCTAAAAAATACATGATTTTGTACTAATATTGAAAATTAAATTTTGGATTAAATTGTTTTGTTTGGTGTTATTTCCATATTTTGATTTGGTTTTATGAGTTTAAAATTTGTTCTCATTTGTTGGGAGTGACTGACTATTGGTCAAATGTCCAAATTCTTAGACTGAACTTGGCCAGCAAGAGGAGCAATGTGGACCTTATTGCATTTCATCATGGAATAATTGGTTGAATCCTAGCTTAAAAAAATGCAGCTGTCCATAGTCAGCTCCAGAATTTGTATTCCAAAAAATACCACAGAACTATTTGTCTCAACTGTCAAATAATCCTTTCCAAACTAGAGATAAGAATGTGATGGCAATTGGGCCTGATGTGTATCAAATGTAATACAGGCCACCATACTCCCTATTAGCATCAAAGGTAACAATCTCCCATCAATTCTTAGCTTCTAACTTTAAACCCTTGCATTGTCGTGTTTTAACTTCCAAAATAATTTTGTTGGTCCAGCCAATAATTGGAATGTAGGCAATAACTCGCCTTCAAACATTAATGTCCAGAAATGGTGATCATTACAGGTGATTAACTCTGAATAAtttatttgcatttatatggcttCTTATCTGAATTTTGTTGTAAATGACAATGCAAGAGCTTAAAATTAGAGATTGGCTTCTTCTGAAATTGCAAACTGATTTTAAATGCTTCAAATGAATTGAAATCCAGTAATTAATTGCTGTTATGGGGTCATACATACTATTTATTAATATCTTGCGTTTCTAGTCAATATATCTTTTCATAACTTAAAGAAATTTATATAACATTCTGTAGATTTacactaaaatgaaaacaaagtgTGCTCTAACTGTTTACTTTTGCTGATTTTTAAAACTCTTGTCTATTCTTTAATATAAAATCTAAGCTTTTGTTATTTACAATTCTCCAGCATGTCATCTTATAAAGTGTGCCTAGAGAATTTAAACATTCTGAAGAAAATTTTAAAAGTGTGTGTATTATATAAATTATACACAGTGGATTTTGTTAATGGTACTTCAGGCCTCAGAGAAGCTGATTTTAGTTGCTATGCAGACACAATACTGTTTGTGGGTCAATCTCTAATTGTAGACATAATAGACCAATGTCGTCCACCTGTTCGACAGGAAAGCTACTGCATAAACACCAGAAATAGTTACATTCAGTATGAATATAACACGTCAAGTAAAATGTGGTTTGTGTGAAGGAAATTTGGGAGCAACGCTGGGGAGTGAAATTGAACATTGTACCTCCACACGGAAACAATATAAGGTTACAGTGATTTTTGTCCTAACACTCTAAATATCTATAACAGTCAGTAAAGTAATTGAACTGGAGATTAGAGAGTAGCCACTAAGAATATTTACTTTATTAAATTAAACGTTATGAAAAATATGACACCGTCCTTTAACTCAGGATATAATTTCAAAATGAAAATAATTTTACAAATAGGTTTCAATTTGAATTACTTCAGACTGTGCCAAATGAGATTGGCAGGCTTTCCAAACTGTTTTGAGAGAAAATTTCGGCAGAGTCGTCTGTTAATAGAACTGTCCTCCAAAGCAAGTAGATCATGAGACTAATACATCAGGAATTCACCCTGGGTCAGTAAAACCACACAGCCAACCAGTCCTGGTGAATAATTTGGTTAGTGTGTAAATACCAGTTTGAATATTTTTAGAGCTTGAGCTGTCGTTTTTTTATATAATGTTCTTGAAGATGGTAGCACATGGGCATCGCGGTAGTGCATTTTACTTgacatgttgcttcacagttccaggtcccaggttcgattcccagcttgggtcactgtctgtgcggagtctgcatgttctcccacgtctgcgtcggtttcctccgggtgctccggtttcctcccacaagtcctgaaagacgtgctgtgagataatttgaacattctgaattctccctcagtgtatcgacaggcgctggaatgtggcgactcagggattttcacagtaacttcattgcagtgttaatgtaagcctacttgtgacaataaatattaagaCTATGAACAGTGCCAAGGCTGAAGCTCGGACAGCAGAATATCAATTCCAACCTTTTTCAGGAAACCATTGATGAAAGAATAGTGGGAACAATGTGATAAAGTGAATACCTCAATTGTGGATTTTTTGTTGCTGAAAGAGAACGAAGAACAAAACTTCCATGCCAAGTGGAAACTTGGCACATCCCAAATGGAAACAGGAAAGATTGGAGGTAAAATCATTTCTATGCCCCTGGCCCCTCCCATCTCTTTGTATTCATTGGACGCTCCCTGGGTCAGAACACAATGGATGGGACCCAAGTCACACGCCTACCTTCCCAGCCACGTGGACCAGGGTGCCAGGGATATCAAGTGACTTGGAGAGAAAATAGCAAATCGTGGTCTGTTAAAGCACAATAAAATTGGGTGTAAAGGGTGGTGACAATGGAGTGAActtgaatttgatttttttcaccaTTCACAGACGATGGGTGGAACATTTAGCACAGGCGCCTGCTCATCAATCCCTTGTGGGGTTACTGATGAACATAAAGATTACACCAATGTTTAACTCATCGAATCAATAGGACTGACTCACACGTCCAGACGATGTTTAAATGTGGAAATAGATTAGATTAATGAATAATCAAAGATTTAAAGTTGTTAAATAAGAATAAAATAGGAATTAAATTCAATGTTTACTTCAAAAAGTCCTTAATCTCTGTACAGTCAGTCATAAATAAATCCCAAACTATAATTTATAACACAAATAGACACGTGTCGACCACCGCTAATGAAATTGCTGGGAATTTATAGGGCGGGCAAATTATTGTTGTTGACTAATTAGACTGTGAGAGAAAGTCGCCAACTTTTAGAAACGCAACTTTGTTGGCAAATTCGATTTCCCAAACAGGAAATAAAAGCGACCTTTCATAAATAGGTGTGTGTATATCATGAGAAGTGGTATATAATGAGATGTGCACAAAAGTGCGAAACTCTGAACTAAAGTTGGAAATGCTCagtgggtcaggcagcatctatggaaaaAAAACAGGTTTAATGTTTTAAGTGGATGACTTTCACCAGAAGGTATAATGTATATTACACCTCGTCTCTTAAAATAACAGTATTTGTCAAATGCCGGTTTCAAGTTCGACATGCTTTTTGCCCTCCTCAAGCCTCTACACTACGGGGCGTGCTGAAACTTTAATATTAACTCGCCGACTGTATTTAATCAATAAGAGTAAATTGTCGGCAGTAAATGTGAGGTATCAAATTAAATGGTTTCTGCCAGCATTCGCAAAACCATCAAGCTTTGTACCGTGCTTCATGTTCATAACAGCACCTGAACCGCTCAATTCAATTACACACACTGTAGCTCATTTCCTACATGTATTATTGCACATGTGTCGTTTGCTTTACTAAGGGGGGAAAGGACATTCTTCACTCGACCCCATATAAACCAAAAAGGCTCCCCTAGGAGAGTCGTGACGTGAAATcagaattgtattttttttttgcaattcataccttttataaatgaagcggtttttttttcttctgcttttgtttcaagcCCCAGCTCTGGGTTCTATCATTGATTTACATTTTAAGACGCTTTTTCTTCGTGTCCTTCTTTGGAGCTTGGGCACCAGCACAGAcaggttgggccgaatggcccgttTGTCCGCAGAAATGTCTCGATCATGAGTTAGCTAAACCTGGAAATAACGGTGTGAGTTACTACCTGGGTTGAGAGAGCGTCAACACTAAACTTAATTGCATCTAATTGACTTTGGTGACTACTTTAGCCGGACATTTAATTTCTCCGTTCACTTGCGAgatgccgtggggggggggggggggacaaaaatCACACGAGTGCAATTTTCTGAACTccaaaagtgcccccccccccccccaagaaattaATGTCTCCCAGCTACAAGGTAATAAAGTACATTTTGGGACGTCAGGTGTGCCTAAGAATGGGAACATTAAGGGGCGGAGAGGGAGACGGTGACACACAGGGACCATTTCAGGAAGCCGAGTGTGTTTTTCTAACTGACCCCCACATAGAACAAACAGCGATGTGGAGTGTATCGCATTACCAATTGGTTACAGTTCTACTGTTACAGACGGCGTGTCATTAATCTGTTACTCGATCACCTCTGGAATGGTCAACCCTCTCCCATTTTAAACCCAGTCCTGACTAAATCCGAACGAAAAACACAAATGTATTCCCTTTTTAAGTTAACATCAAGATAGATTTGCAAAAGAAAGGGGGCATTTTGCACATTAATCCTTCTGCAACATATTAATGCATAAAATAATTTTGATGTTTTGTAAAAGAAATACTAGATTATCGAAAATCTTTATTAATATATCACTTCATGCATGCTTTGGAGAAACACTAACTCGAATGGATATATTTTATACTGCGATTTTAAAATGGATATGTTGGGTTTAGGAAAGTTTAAGGTGATAAAAGGGAAGTTCAAGTTTAATTGTCCCAATTTTGAAATGTGTAATACATTTTTCGTTGGTTCCTGTTAAAGCGgtcgatttgtttttttttgtcctttCTTTAGGTTAAGGAAAAGGACGGAAAGAGCGGGTATTCCAAGCTCAGAGGACCAGGAACTCTGCGGATGCAGCGCCAGTgaaaggaggggctggagggtgagggAAGGGGGCTTCTCCGCCCTGAGTGAGTGATGTGGGGGTCTCAGCGGAGTGCAACCGGAGTCAATCTCCAGGAGATCTCGCAGCAACCAACAGCAAAATTACACCCGGTAAAACCTCCTGCAAACAGAACTTGGAGCCAGCCCTGGgacctctttgcttccccccatCACCTGGAAGGATTTCTAAGCAGAAACTTTTATATCTGGAGTCAGGAATTTGGAGTTGGAGTTCCTGCTACAATCCACAGACTGGACACAGTGTCAACTCGGTGTTAAGGGTTGGCCAAAAAAAAGAGTGACACTTTAAAATATGCTGAAGTCTATCTCCATTTGGGGAGATGTGGCCTTTTCTAAGTTTTTATGTTGTTATATCTGCtgtaaaaaattgttttttttttaaatcgagcCAAAATGTGAAAAAAAATAAAGGAGAAATGTGTTCTCTGTCGGGAATGTTGTGCTTGTAGTTATTCAGGGTGGCTGCTGTTTAAAATACTTGGAGAGGCAGTAaaaggaagaacttgcatttgtatagcgcctttcatgatcTTGGCCAATTACTTTTTGAAATACTGTtggaatgtggcagccaatttgtgcacagcaggtgAAGTAACGTTGccctagtcccagatggccataggctgctttaccctctgagggggagggctgactggtggtgagttaACCTGatcgtcaccacacctcaggtgaggggcaaggttgagaaagcggagccttcgtgaataacctcagcctgtaggGAAATTGGGAGCCactctgctggcctcgctctgcaacaccaaccagctgcccagccaactgagctacacAGCACAATCCCACAAATAAATGACAGGATCGTCTGAGGTTGCTTGAGGGATAGAGACGCTGGGGAAATCTCCCGGTGCAGATAGAGCCTAGggcagctagggggggggggggggggggggctctgtttgACATCTCCTTAtccactgacagtgctgcactcccaaaGTGCTGCACTGAAGTGGCAGCCGAGAATTTGTGCGCTGATAATATCGGTCCGGCATTGAGCCACCTTTGCCAAGGCATTGGTCCCTGGGTGGGACATCTCACGTGACTATTTTCCGAATTAACAGGCAGGGAgaatggagaggggggtggtttATAGGTGAAGATTACTCTTTGTTGTGACTGGTCTTAATTCGGGCTGGTTTCGCtcggtgggctagacagctggtttgtgatgcagaacaaggccagcagtgcggattcaattcccgtaccagcttacctgaacgggcgccggaatgtggcgactaggggcttttcacagtaacttcatacttgtgacaataaaagtttatTATTACCTGCACTACAAACAGTACCTCAAGCTTCTTCTGCATGAGCCTCTCTTTGGAGTGGGGGAAGAACCTGCTGATCACACACGGGGGCTTGGCTGGAGATTTTGTTTGGCAGAGACGCCTGTGAAATTGTACGTCGGTGCGAGTCATGCCTCAGAAAAGGAACATTCAGGGTTGGGATGTGTGGGAGATTCTCACCTTGTTCCCCTGTGAGGTTGAGCAGAGCCACCATAGAGCCATACAGTATagaagaggtccttcggcccatcaagtctgcaccgacaaagctccactaatcccactttccagcacttggcccatagccctgaatgttctaacatttcaagtgctcatccattaAAGTGTGTGAGGTTTCCCATCTCTACTGCCCTTCCAGGCCTTGCatgccacaccccctccaccctctgctGGCCATTTCAACAAAGTTGGCCTCAATCTTTGCTGTGCGACCAAAACTCATCGTGTAGGTGAGGCAGGCTGCGATGTCACAGTAAGGAGGTGAATCCTGAATGCGGATGTGGAAGAATTCCATTCATTAACTCAGTAAATATGAGgtcacccaaaactctgctgcccctgCCTTAACacacagcaagtcccattcccccatcacccattCGCTGACCGACATTGGTTCCCCGTCAAGCAACatcctgattttaaaattcccagccttgttttcaaacccctccatggCCTGGTCCTTCCTTTTCTCTATCATCTCCTCCAACCACACAACCCTCCCAGATATCTACACTCCTTGAATTATTGTACcctcccaattttaattgctctacctttggtggctgtgccttcagctctcTGGGCCTCAAGAATtccctctggaattctctcccttcaCCTCTGTTCCTCTGTCTTGCTTTCCTCCTGCAAGATGCTCCTTGACTAAGATTTTGCTTACCTGACCTAACCTCTCCTGATGCGGTTTTATATTGCGCCTCCAATGCACCTTGGGATGGTTCATTATGCTAAGTGTGCTATCTGAATAAAGAGCAGTTATTGTGTATTGTCATCTGCACAGGTCTTAAAAAAACATAAATCTGGCTTCCGTCtaatctctttttttcagcaaggtGTGTGGTGAATATCAGGGCGCACCACACTTGCACCCCTAAAAAGGAGACAATGGAGCCCTTTTAACATCATCCCAATTATCCTGGTTCGCAGGCAGCTGGTGATTCAGCAGAGATGTGAGTTAACAGGTTTGTGGATTAGTTAAtggagggaggggattgggggtggggggtggagggtggagttaCAAGTTGCCTGAATCAACCTTGTTTCAATTACATAAACCCTCCCCATCCTGTAGGATATGGAAGCGATCTTCAATTCTTGGCGAAGAGGGTTGACTTAATGGTGGCTCCAATGGGCTTTGGAATGAAATaaactacctcccccccccccaccatccccctcacttgTCCAACATATTACACTCCCATTCCCAAGTATGTGCTGTGTTGAGTTTGGGTTATTGGCCAATTTTTACATTCATTTCAAAATTGCATTGCACTAGTTCATAAAAATcaagaagggggagagggggggggggggggggggagcattactAGAGGCATAATTCCAAATGTAAAGTAGTCTCGACTTTGCCAATCCCCTGAACAATGTGTTCTGACTAAAGCACGTatcagaagatttttttttcccttttgtttaagGAAAAGGAAATGAGATCAGCAATTTCTCCTTAAAAGATAAAATTCAGCACGGGTTTCGCAACTGATTTGCCTGGAAGAAGAGTGTCCTCTTTACTGTCAGTGATGGGTTCTGCA
This genomic interval carries:
- the tcf15 gene encoding transcription factor 15, encoding MAFTMLRPVAARHFYPDISLHSDDENKSESEGSDQSFDCCHGAGKRRRVGFSKGTMVVKHRQAANARERDRTHSVNTAFSALRTLIPTEPPDRKLSKIETLRLASSYISHLGNILLLGEECLDGQPCLATVYSSQDEFEGSQPRSICTFCLSNQRKGVKEKDGKSGYSKLRGPGTLRMQRQ